Within Bdellovibrio bacteriovorus HD100, the genomic segment GACAAGTCGGCTTACCAGCAAAGCAGCAAGACTGACGGCTAGGACGAGGAGGAGCACGTACTCCACCACGATTTGACCTCGTTTATTCATGTTTAAGATTGTATCACACTTCCGCAGGAGCGGAAGCCTTCAACATCGCGGCTGGACGCCAGTTTTCCATTGTGAGACGCAGAGACTCGACCAGCAGGTCCAAGTTCTCATCTGCGATCGGCCCGCGCAGGCCAATCACCACATCATCATGCCACTTCTCTACTTCCAGAGGGCTGATGTGTTTGGCGGCATCTTCAAAAGATAACAAGAAGCTGTCTTCTGTCGGGTAAACCATCACTAGGATGTTTGCCCCGGCCGCCTTGGAAACCTCTTTGGCTTTCGCCATTTCCGCACTCAGTTTTTGCTGAATCAGGAAATAGATTTTCAAAGCCAAAGCTTCGTGGAACTGGGCAAAGTAGATACGAACAGGGCCATCAAAGATGGCACTATTAAAAGCAGGATTAAAATATTTCGACTGCATTAACGTGGTGTATGACGACCTCATGTTGTAGCTCCCCCCTCCACAGACACACCCCAAGACTAGGAAGAAAACCCTTCCTAATTCAAAGGAAATTTTAAGAATCTTAAATTTTCTGACGCATCAGATTATTTAAGAGTGCCAAAAACCTTCTTTCCTCTCGAGAAAACCACCTTCTCAGAGGCTTCACCCACACTGTAAAACAGCGTCTGCCAGTCTTGATCTATGCATAAAATATCAGCAGACTTACCCACTTCCAGCGAACCCACTTCATTTTGCAGATTCAAAGCATGCGCCCCACCCACTGTGTAGGCCGCAATGACTTCCGGCAGACTCATCTTCATCTCCAGTCGCGCAAGCAAGCCCACCAGATTCAAATTTTGTGTCGGCGACGTGCCCGGATTAAAATCCGTGGCAAGCGCCACACGCACACCCGCATCGATCATCGCGCGAGCTGGTGGGTATTTGGTCTTGGTGTAAAGATCGGCGGTTGGCAAAAGCACACCGGTCACTTCGCTTTGCGCAAGCTTCCTGATTTCTTTATCTTCGATCTGCAGAAGGTGATCCCCGGACAGCGCCCCCAGGCGCACGGCGATCTCGCTGCCACCACTTAAGGACATCTGATCGGCGTGAATCAGAATCTCGAAGCCCAGCTCTTGCGCGCGACGCAGATACTTTTCAGAAGCTTCCGGCGGGAAGAATCCTTTTTCAATAAAGACATCCACCCGACGAGCCAGCTTCTTTTTCGCGACCACCGGCAGAACTTCGTCAGCCAGAAAGGTCAGATAGTCTTCATAGGACTTAAATTCCGGCGGCAAAGCATGTGCGCCCAGGAATGTGTTCACCGTACGAATGCCTGACAACTTTTGTGCCGCCTGCAGCATCTTCAGTTCATCTTTCAGGTTCAATGCATAACCTGACTTGATTTCGACCGTCGTCACCCCTTGGGAGACGAAGTGATCCAGACGCCTCTGCCCGGCTTTCACCAGATCATTCAGGCTGGAGGCACGGGTCTTTTTCATGGTCGAAAGGATCCCGCCCCCTTTGGCGGCGATTTCCTGATAACTCACACCCTGATTGCGCATTTCAAATTCTGCCGCACGATCACCGGCAAAGATCAGATGGGTATGACATTCCACGAAGCCCGGCAGCACCGTGCGTCCCCTCATGTCGTAATCACGCAGAGCTTTCTTTCTGGCGAATTCTTTGGGAAGTTTCTTCTGCGGGCCTACCCAGACGATTTTGTTCTTTTCTATGACAACGGCCGCTTGTTGCAAAAGGCTGAGATCTTCTTCTTTGATACGGCGGCCCTGTTTTGCAGCGGCGCCCTGAAGAGTCAGAAGTGTCGATATATTTTTAAGCAAAATACCCATGTGCCTATTCAAGCACATGGGTCCCAAGGATCAAGTTAAAACAGAGATCCTACATAATCTTG encodes:
- the hutI gene encoding imidazolonepropionase; amino-acid sequence: MGILLKNISTLLTLQGAAAKQGRRIKEEDLSLLQQAAVVIEKNKIVWVGPQKKLPKEFARKKALRDYDMRGRTVLPGFVECHTHLIFAGDRAAEFEMRNQGVSYQEIAAKGGGILSTMKKTRASSLNDLVKAGQRRLDHFVSQGVTTVEIKSGYALNLKDELKMLQAAQKLSGIRTVNTFLGAHALPPEFKSYEDYLTFLADEVLPVVAKKKLARRVDVFIEKGFFPPEASEKYLRRAQELGFEILIHADQMSLSGGSEIAVRLGALSGDHLLQIEDKEIRKLAQSEVTGVLLPTADLYTKTKYPPARAMIDAGVRVALATDFNPGTSPTQNLNLVGLLARLEMKMSLPEVIAAYTVGGAHALNLQNEVGSLEVGKSADILCIDQDWQTLFYSVGEASEKVVFSRGKKVFGTLK